The following are encoded together in the Novipirellula artificiosorum genome:
- the cdd gene encoding cytidine deaminase, translated as MAELLKPRDIERLTHAATMVRDQAYAPHSHFYVGAALLMDDDVIIVGCNVENASYSMCLCAERVAVASAIAAGYRNWRAIAVASVGGVTPCGACRQFLMEFSSDLPVIVTDVIDGTHRVLRLAQLLPDAFDGSRLPSHP; from the coding sequence ATGGCAGAGTTACTGAAGCCAAGAGACATTGAACGACTGACTCATGCCGCAACCATGGTGCGCGACCAAGCGTACGCGCCTCACAGCCATTTCTACGTCGGTGCGGCGCTGCTGATGGATGACGATGTCATCATCGTGGGCTGCAATGTTGAGAACGCCAGCTATTCGATGTGTTTGTGTGCCGAGCGGGTCGCGGTGGCCTCGGCGATCGCGGCGGGATATCGAAACTGGCGTGCGATCGCAGTCGCCAGTGTCGGAGGTGTCACGCCCTGTGGTGCCTGCCGACAATTCTTGATGGAATTCAGCAGCGACTTGCCTGTGATTGTCACCGACGTCATCGATGGTACTCACCGCGTGCTGCGTCTTGCCCAATTGTTGCCCGACGCATTCGACGGATCGCGATTGCCATCACATCCCTAG
- a CDS encoding TolC family protein has product MPQPHFVSFDLNTVLLDTLAHSPRIQSVSYRTSMALEKVIQQDSAFDSTLLFETRGSRTNDPVGNTLTTGGPSRLIQDSVAASASVQRTTRAGTVMDLSQELGTLDSNSLFFDPTNQGNSRLSIGLSRPLFASGGQVYTERLLTQARIDSRVSWQDMRSEVEKRIAEVIVAYWSLYELRCHFLQQQQLIERGREVERVIEGRSDFDSSRIEMAKVRGRLARREDQVISAEAMVRRQQARLAALVGSPELVLAESRLEMIPTDPPLAAPFPWTLRDAVQRGLESRPEIRAAAHELESAALALQISRNQLLPQLNAVVDGYLAGLNGDYDFFQSFGDQFSNFQPGVSAGLEYELPRGRRYARSRYRESMFWYRQKSEELREAMQTTRSEIETALIRVETAIQRQQTRRQLVEAAIEEETILTQRWLMVGGDGSRVGLVLENLLDAQQRRADAEREWVSTQVQYLVALVELQQAMGTLLTHEEIQFSRCDHGNQISAFQVPVSEALSAFPDRTDTDSDRGHLLHPSYPHPSRTAEGVELPAPVPVPTRALILDAGLIEQPSELGESQLTDNYLEEAY; this is encoded by the coding sequence ATGCCCCAGCCACATTTTGTTTCCTTTGATCTCAACACGGTTTTACTCGATACCTTGGCACATAGCCCGAGGATCCAAAGCGTTTCTTATCGGACGAGCATGGCCTTAGAAAAGGTGATTCAACAAGATTCGGCGTTTGATTCCACCTTGCTATTTGAGACCCGTGGCTCGCGAACGAATGACCCGGTCGGCAATACGTTGACCACCGGTGGTCCAAGCCGCTTGATTCAAGACTCGGTTGCCGCCAGTGCCTCGGTTCAGCGGACGACCCGCGCCGGTACCGTTATGGACCTGTCACAGGAACTTGGGACGCTGGACAGCAACAGTCTGTTCTTCGATCCCACCAACCAGGGCAACTCGCGGCTAAGCATCGGCTTGTCGCGTCCGCTCTTCGCAAGTGGCGGGCAAGTTTATACCGAGCGTCTATTGACTCAGGCTCGAATCGATTCGCGAGTTTCCTGGCAAGACATGCGGAGCGAGGTTGAGAAACGCATCGCCGAGGTGATTGTTGCCTATTGGAGTTTGTATGAGCTTCGATGTCACTTTTTGCAGCAGCAACAATTGATTGAGCGCGGCCGAGAAGTGGAACGAGTGATCGAGGGACGCAGCGACTTTGATTCCAGTCGCATTGAGATGGCGAAGGTTCGCGGGCGTTTGGCTCGCCGCGAGGATCAAGTGATCTCAGCGGAAGCGATGGTTCGTCGGCAACAGGCCCGATTAGCCGCCTTGGTGGGAAGCCCCGAGTTGGTTCTCGCGGAAAGCCGGTTGGAAATGATTCCGACCGATCCTCCCCTTGCTGCTCCTTTTCCGTGGACGTTACGGGATGCGGTCCAGCGAGGTTTGGAAAGTCGGCCGGAAATACGTGCGGCGGCTCATGAGCTTGAATCGGCCGCATTGGCCTTGCAAATCAGCCGCAATCAGTTGTTGCCACAGTTGAATGCCGTTGTCGATGGTTACTTGGCGGGACTCAATGGAGACTACGACTTCTTCCAATCGTTTGGTGATCAGTTCTCGAACTTCCAACCAGGGGTCAGTGCGGGGCTCGAGTACGAATTGCCTCGTGGACGCCGATACGCACGATCGCGGTACCGAGAATCGATGTTTTGGTATCGCCAAAAAAGCGAGGAATTACGCGAAGCAATGCAGACCACACGGAGCGAAATCGAGACGGCGTTGATTCGCGTTGAAACCGCGATCCAGCGTCAACAAACGCGGCGGCAGCTGGTCGAAGCGGCCATCGAAGAAGAAACGATTCTGACGCAGCGATGGTTGATGGTGGGCGGTGATGGTTCACGTGTTGGTTTGGTGCTGGAAAATCTGCTTGACGCACAGCAGCGACGCGCGGATGCCGAGCGAGAATGGGTCTCCACACAGGTCCAGTATCTCGTTGCCTTGGTCGAGTTGCAGCAAGCCATGGGAACCTTACTGACTCACGAGGAAATCCAATTCTCGCGATGCGATCATGGCAATCAGATCAGTGCATTTCAGGTTCCCGTTTCCGAAGCATTGTCTGCATTTCCCGATCGAACCGACACCGATTCGGACCGCGGTCATTTGCTGCATCCCTCCTATCCCCATCCGTCGCGAACAGCGGAGGGGGTGGAGTTGCCGGCACCGGTTCCCGTGCCAACTCGGGCCTTGATTCTCGATGCTGGATTGATTGAACAACCAAGCGAATTGGGTGAGTCCCAACTCACGGATAACTACTTGGAAGAGGCGTATTGA
- a CDS encoding efflux RND transporter periplasmic adaptor subunit → MAFKSGDTISVSTYPRTDSFNTDSMLHVSLTGNMGPSVAAAPKPSTAPARCSTQPSGIPLRSAATTDHQPPEQLAKLFEVIRAVAVAETRTDAVQTLTQEISRRFPDSTVRCGLGDSKLRRLYDQRLGWLAPESGPREQAAKQWPDLADRPAGVFRKDSAIVLCLPQGDSSQQCVVWVHPVAAKDVFSQWLQTVAGTVAMVFWSRPNRVAPKAIRNLTRRTLAVAGVVVLAFSLLAFWPVHYRVACLARVQPLEQRLVAAPFEAVLLSAVVKPGQTVRVGEVLASLDGRPLRLEREAIESEIQQVCKEHDTALATGRIADAQQAKLRERQLSRTFELISDRLNRLDVVSPIDGVVISGELKQYVGAPLELGQTLFEISPMQKVAIEVEIPAHEIGYVKTHAATRVRFAAIGGPSMQLELDDLYPSAEIRDDENVFIGRIEVDNEDGKLRPGMQGDATTFGPVRPWIWSWVRGKVERVLWWIGY, encoded by the coding sequence ATGGCTTTCAAATCAGGAGACACGATCTCGGTGAGCACGTATCCGAGGACCGATTCGTTTAACACCGACTCGATGCTGCACGTCTCGCTTACCGGCAACATGGGGCCGTCGGTCGCTGCTGCGCCAAAGCCGTCGACGGCCCCTGCGCGATGCTCAACGCAACCCAGCGGGATTCCGCTCCGATCTGCGGCAACGACCGATCACCAACCACCCGAGCAATTGGCAAAACTGTTCGAGGTCATCCGCGCAGTTGCCGTGGCGGAGACTCGAACGGATGCAGTTCAAACGCTCACTCAAGAAATCTCGAGACGATTTCCCGACTCAACGGTGCGCTGTGGATTGGGAGATTCGAAGCTCCGGCGGCTCTATGATCAGCGGTTGGGGTGGCTTGCACCGGAAAGCGGACCTCGAGAGCAGGCCGCCAAGCAGTGGCCCGATTTAGCGGACCGACCGGCAGGAGTTTTTCGGAAGGATTCGGCGATCGTCCTCTGCCTTCCCCAGGGTGATTCGTCCCAGCAATGTGTGGTTTGGGTACATCCGGTGGCAGCGAAGGACGTCTTTTCCCAGTGGCTGCAAACGGTTGCTGGCACGGTCGCCATGGTTTTTTGGAGTCGTCCGAATCGAGTGGCTCCCAAGGCGATCCGGAATCTGACACGCCGCACGTTAGCGGTCGCTGGCGTGGTGGTGCTGGCCTTCAGTCTGTTGGCGTTCTGGCCGGTTCATTATCGAGTCGCTTGCCTGGCCCGAGTGCAGCCTTTGGAGCAGCGTCTCGTCGCAGCCCCCTTCGAAGCCGTTTTATTGTCGGCCGTTGTGAAGCCGGGGCAGACGGTCAGGGTGGGCGAGGTCTTAGCCAGCCTCGATGGCAGGCCATTGCGGCTTGAGCGAGAGGCGATTGAGTCGGAGATCCAGCAAGTCTGCAAGGAGCATGACACCGCACTCGCAACCGGACGGATCGCAGACGCGCAGCAAGCAAAGCTCCGTGAACGTCAATTGAGCCGTACCTTTGAGCTGATCTCGGATCGCTTGAATCGATTGGATGTGGTGAGCCCGATCGATGGAGTCGTCATCAGTGGCGAATTGAAGCAATACGTTGGTGCTCCGTTGGAACTCGGCCAGACGCTATTTGAAATATCGCCGATGCAGAAGGTTGCGATCGAAGTGGAGATACCGGCACACGAAATTGGCTATGTCAAAACGCACGCGGCCACCCGAGTTCGGTTCGCTGCAATCGGTGGCCCATCGATGCAATTGGAGCTAGACGACCTGTATCCCTCTGCGGAAATTCGCGACGATGAAAACGTCTTCATCGGTCGGATCGAAGTCGACAATGAAGACGGGAAGTTGAGACCGGGTATGCAGGGCGATGCAACGACCTTTGGTCCCGTGCGCCCCTGGATTTGGAGTTGGGTGAGAGGAAAAGTGGAAAGGGTTTTGTGGTGGATCGGGTACTAA
- a CDS encoding HlyD family efflux transporter periplasmic adaptor subunit, translated as MNPTPSTTVKLDRDVRFSTREIGGRTAYVAHHQATGKFYQFGPEEYRVATLLDGIHGVTDVHAVVVADGIDWSAEDVARFIAQLMRCNLAVVASEPVTATQRASTAESGAIDRPASLAPCQTDETQTDRSKECPSATCFTARDERPTASIPPTPGPVEPSPPPAPAAAVSGLQRTLGYLPLLISQRIPLFYGDWLATKLERRLGRLFSPLGAAIWGGCVASGLMVVYGHWHSFAAEMRHLFDPHLWPIMILIWCFAKMVHEAGHAICAKHHGVYVGRVGIMFFFLAPLAYVDVTDAWRLKSRFQRVQIALGGVYLELAMASVAAWTWWMMPEGYLKHLAAQFFLISGPATLLVNANPLLRLDGYYVVSDLTEIPNLRMHGRRDLTGFLQWMLLGIPQSRSLMVGWRRSFASAHAACSVLFQIVWMSGLILGVAMWAKGLGILLAVAALLMWFVLPAMQWIYKVWRLAPAERFGLNRYRSRLLFYATLIVSVLPNLSTSNSPLDRRVPVVVRFQDEQVARSPSDAFVESVYIHRGQHVEKGTVLVQLTDPDLVIRRDKIADEAELAEMQAVQFRRQGQLSKAAAFTENADSLSRQLQELDDQVAQLTVIAARDGYVVGKQIDTLPGRFVSQGFELLRVSDPNEKELLAAIPEDDLDAYQHAAAKGLATTVRLRGGQSIKATPASLRPRAFRSLIHPAFAATSGGPLAVEPAPNETNQVRLVQPHLESITQLDPITSGEVRAGQIGTLTIPDTRPLLSRFYDAMNQRP; from the coding sequence ATGAATCCCACTCCTTCAACAACCGTCAAACTTGATCGTGACGTCCGATTCTCAACTCGCGAGATCGGCGGACGAACCGCTTACGTTGCGCATCACCAAGCGACGGGGAAGTTCTATCAGTTTGGGCCTGAGGAATACCGGGTCGCGACATTGTTGGATGGGATCCACGGTGTCACGGACGTTCATGCCGTCGTGGTTGCGGATGGAATCGATTGGTCGGCCGAAGATGTTGCGCGGTTCATTGCTCAACTGATGCGCTGCAACCTTGCTGTGGTTGCGAGCGAACCGGTCACGGCGACCCAAAGGGCATCGACGGCGGAATCCGGTGCAATCGATAGGCCTGCGTCGTTGGCCCCCTGTCAAACCGACGAAACTCAAACGGATCGTTCCAAGGAATGCCCCTCGGCGACTTGCTTCACCGCACGCGACGAGCGGCCGACCGCTTCGATTCCTCCAACTCCCGGGCCGGTGGAGCCGTCTCCTCCTCCGGCGCCAGCGGCGGCTGTGAGCGGATTGCAGAGAACACTAGGCTATTTGCCGTTGCTGATCAGCCAACGGATCCCGCTGTTTTATGGCGACTGGCTTGCGACCAAATTGGAGCGACGATTGGGTCGGTTGTTCTCACCCCTCGGCGCTGCGATTTGGGGGGGATGCGTCGCGAGTGGGTTGATGGTTGTTTATGGACACTGGCACTCGTTTGCAGCCGAAATGCGGCATTTGTTTGATCCGCATCTATGGCCAATCATGATCTTGATTTGGTGCTTCGCGAAGATGGTCCACGAAGCAGGGCATGCGATCTGTGCCAAGCATCATGGTGTCTACGTGGGTCGTGTGGGGATCATGTTCTTTTTTCTTGCCCCTTTGGCATACGTCGATGTGACCGATGCATGGCGTTTAAAGAGCCGATTTCAACGAGTGCAGATAGCACTCGGAGGCGTCTATTTGGAATTGGCAATGGCTTCGGTTGCCGCGTGGACATGGTGGATGATGCCAGAGGGCTATCTGAAACATCTGGCTGCACAGTTCTTTTTGATTTCTGGTCCTGCAACGTTGCTTGTCAATGCCAACCCTCTCCTGCGACTTGACGGATACTATGTCGTGTCCGATCTAACGGAGATCCCCAACCTGCGAATGCATGGCCGTCGTGATCTCACCGGCTTTTTGCAGTGGATGCTTTTGGGGATACCTCAAAGTCGATCGCTGATGGTTGGATGGCGGCGGAGCTTTGCATCGGCACATGCTGCGTGCAGCGTTTTGTTTCAGATCGTATGGATGAGCGGACTGATCTTAGGCGTGGCGATGTGGGCCAAAGGATTGGGGATCTTGTTGGCGGTTGCTGCACTCTTGATGTGGTTTGTTCTACCGGCAATGCAATGGATCTACAAGGTTTGGCGGTTGGCGCCTGCCGAGCGTTTTGGGCTGAATCGTTATCGAAGTCGGTTGTTGTTCTACGCAACGTTAATCGTCAGCGTCCTTCCAAACTTAAGTACCAGTAACTCACCGCTGGACCGCAGAGTTCCGGTGGTTGTCCGGTTTCAAGACGAGCAAGTCGCGCGGTCCCCGAGCGATGCGTTTGTCGAGAGCGTCTACATCCACCGTGGTCAGCATGTCGAGAAAGGGACGGTGCTGGTTCAGCTCACGGATCCCGATTTGGTGATTCGTCGCGACAAAATAGCAGATGAAGCGGAGCTAGCAGAAATGCAAGCGGTACAATTTCGTCGCCAAGGGCAATTGTCCAAAGCGGCAGCCTTTACGGAAAACGCTGATTCGTTGTCTCGCCAGCTGCAGGAACTTGACGACCAAGTCGCGCAGTTGACGGTGATCGCGGCTCGCGACGGCTATGTCGTTGGCAAGCAGATCGATACGCTGCCGGGACGCTTTGTTTCGCAAGGCTTCGAGTTGCTTCGTGTCTCGGACCCCAACGAAAAGGAGCTCTTGGCAGCCATTCCCGAAGACGACCTTGACGCGTATCAGCACGCCGCCGCGAAGGGTTTGGCGACAACGGTTCGGTTGCGGGGAGGTCAGTCGATCAAGGCGACCCCAGCGTCGCTGCGTCCGCGTGCGTTTCGCAGCCTGATTCATCCCGCCTTTGCCGCGACCTCGGGTGGCCCCTTGGCGGTTGAGCCAGCACCGAATGAGACAAACCAAGTTCGACTCGTCCAACCCCATCTGGAAAGCATCACCCAACTCGACCCCATCACAAGTGGGGAAGTCCGCGCCGGCCAGATCGGTACTCTGACTATTCCCGACACTCGGCCGCTGTTGTCGCGGTTTTATGATGCCATGAACCAACGACCATGA
- a CDS encoding transposase, which translates to MSRDRGSMYRWRQMTSDQRAEVLADRIAHDLPVHSLAHFENNSTSYYLITAACYEHKHIIGRSPARIQAFERELVQLLDDECHQVFAWTVLPNHYHALVDAPSILDVLQSLGKLHGRNSFFWNGEEGARGRKVWCNAAETAMKSQGHYYASMNYVLHNAVHHGYVDKWTDWPYCSATEYLERIGREKALQIWNRYPIYDFGKDWDPADL; encoded by the coding sequence ATGTCTCGCGATCGTGGTTCGATGTACCGATGGCGACAGATGACGTCCGACCAGCGTGCGGAGGTGCTCGCGGATCGAATTGCACATGATCTTCCTGTCCACAGTCTCGCGCACTTCGAGAACAACTCGACATCGTACTATCTGATCACCGCGGCTTGTTATGAACACAAGCACATCATTGGAAGGTCTCCGGCAAGGATCCAGGCGTTTGAGAGAGAGCTCGTTCAGCTGCTGGATGATGAATGTCACCAAGTGTTTGCCTGGACGGTGCTGCCAAATCACTATCATGCGTTGGTGGATGCACCGAGCATCCTCGACGTGCTGCAATCGCTTGGGAAATTGCACGGTCGGAATTCATTTTTCTGGAATGGAGAAGAAGGTGCTCGCGGGCGCAAAGTATGGTGTAACGCGGCTGAGACCGCGATGAAATCGCAAGGCCACTACTACGCTTCGATGAACTACGTTTTGCACAACGCTGTCCATCACGGTTACGTCGACAAATGGACCGATTGGCCATACTGTAGTGCCACCGAATACCTAGAGCGAATCGGACGAGAGAAGGCATTGCAGATTTGGAATAGGTATCCAATATACGATTTCGGAAAGGATTGGGATCCAGCGGATTTGTGA
- a CDS encoding efflux RND transporter periplasmic adaptor subunit, producing the protein MNLLNHWTPLGFAMRQACCFGMLMVCAVGATENTHAQAVRRSAQRMLVYDGFTEPDCDVMVAAVDVGLLREMLVEVGDVVEQGQLIASLDDDLQRSAVQIARLQAEMKGNLDATAAELSLQQSRAVILRELQQKDMARPDELRRAEADLEISQARDLTAREQAALRLLELQRYELQLERRQIRSPKRGVISHLYREPGEYVSPSDAVIARLLVIDKLIGVFNVPAEEIGMIRVGSPGRVYLRSTGSTIATQIQSIAPDIDGESGTVQIRVELDNSSHSLRAGDRCTLSISPDAQPSVSLVPTPAWLSNQETRSR; encoded by the coding sequence ATGAATCTATTGAATCATTGGACACCGCTAGGCTTTGCGATGCGACAAGCGTGCTGTTTTGGCATGTTGATGGTCTGTGCGGTCGGTGCCACAGAAAACACGCACGCTCAAGCGGTCAGGCGATCCGCGCAGCGGATGCTTGTCTACGATGGTTTCACCGAGCCCGATTGCGACGTCATGGTCGCGGCCGTCGATGTCGGGCTGCTTCGTGAAATGTTGGTCGAGGTTGGTGATGTTGTTGAGCAAGGCCAGTTGATTGCGAGTCTCGATGACGACCTTCAACGCAGCGCGGTCCAGATCGCACGGTTGCAAGCAGAGATGAAAGGGAACCTCGATGCGACGGCGGCAGAATTGTCGTTACAACAATCGCGTGCCGTGATCCTGCGTGAACTGCAGCAAAAAGACATGGCTCGACCGGATGAGCTTCGCCGGGCTGAGGCCGACCTTGAAATCTCGCAAGCAAGAGACTTGACGGCTCGCGAGCAAGCAGCATTACGATTGTTGGAACTGCAGCGATATGAGTTGCAACTTGAGCGACGCCAAATTCGATCTCCAAAGCGAGGCGTGATCTCGCACCTGTATCGCGAACCGGGCGAGTATGTCTCACCGAGTGATGCCGTGATCGCGAGATTGCTGGTGATCGACAAATTGATTGGTGTCTTCAACGTTCCCGCAGAGGAGATTGGGATGATTCGAGTGGGATCGCCCGGACGCGTCTACTTGCGCAGCACCGGATCAACCATCGCAACTCAGATCCAATCGATCGCGCCAGATATCGATGGTGAAAGCGGAACCGTTCAGATTCGGGTGGAACTTGACAATTCAAGTCACTCACTCCGTGCGGGTGATCGTTGCACTTTGAGTATCTCGCCGGATGCCCAACCCTCCGTTTCGCTGGTGCCAACACCCGCATGGCTTTCAAATCAGGAGACACGATCTCGGTGA
- a CDS encoding AsmA-like C-terminal region-containing protein: protein MTRPRSAGAGVIDGSLRLHARRARSINDFAGRFEATLSKAKAPQIPVLSDLTQLSSVAFSGAEGDGTIQGRIGGGLIHIDPFLLSASNTQVLVTGTTTIGGRLDMEVTATTGQEGPADQLLSLMDSPLMLAVPAPVALIAKANDALRDRVIHVDVGGTASSPVIRLNPGKHLDKKRFSFFWNRPTCLV from the coding sequence TTGACGCGTCCGAGGTCAGCCGGAGCGGGTGTGATCGATGGAAGTCTGCGGCTTCACGCTCGTCGAGCCCGCTCGATCAACGACTTCGCTGGCCGTTTTGAGGCGACGCTGTCGAAGGCAAAGGCACCGCAAATCCCCGTCTTGAGCGACCTGACTCAGCTGTCGAGCGTCGCTTTCTCAGGGGCCGAGGGCGATGGCACGATTCAAGGACGAATTGGCGGGGGATTGATTCACATTGACCCGTTTTTGCTTTCGGCGTCGAACACCCAGGTGCTGGTCACGGGGACGACGACGATCGGCGGGCGATTGGATATGGAAGTTACCGCGACGACCGGGCAAGAGGGGCCGGCGGATCAGTTGCTGAGCTTAATGGATTCGCCATTGATGCTAGCCGTTCCTGCGCCCGTGGCGCTGATCGCCAAGGCAAACGACGCGTTGCGGGACCGAGTGATTCACGTTGATGTTGGTGGAACGGCATCCAGTCCCGTGATTCGGCTGAATCCGGGAAAACACTTGGACAAAAAGCGATTCAGTTTTTTCTGGAACCGACCTACCTGTCTGGTTTGA
- a CDS encoding thymidine phosphorylase: MIPASLLAKKREGQVLNEQEIYFLIDGFCSGSVADYQMSALAMAICIQGMDAAETRYLTAAMVESGNRLPRTSDRPRIDKHSTGGLGDKISLVLAPLLATFDVDVPMISGRGLGLTGGTLDKLEAIEGFQTQLSTEQSNKILRRVGAFICGASDEIAPADRRLYAIRDVTGTVESIPLITASILSKKIAARLDALVMDVKVGSAAFMKTASQAKELANTIIQVGCESNMPTTAIVSDMDQPLGEAVGNAIEVNEAVAVLEGKGPSEVRELTIELCANVLIAAQVLPQRDKAIERLNQHLDSGSARERFEQIVRAQGGIDRFPLPLAPHETIEAEANGWVEKIDCEKIGQILVEMGAGRKRADDKIRADVGVRIHARIGDRTERSQPLLSVYAPHATRSDHVEALRQAIHVGPNEIHANPLILERLNTHTGKSI, encoded by the coding sequence ATGATTCCTGCATCACTATTGGCAAAAAAACGAGAGGGTCAAGTTCTCAACGAACAAGAAATCTACTTTCTGATCGATGGATTTTGCTCGGGCTCGGTCGCCGACTATCAAATGTCCGCTCTTGCGATGGCAATTTGTATTCAAGGGATGGATGCTGCGGAGACTCGTTATCTGACCGCCGCCATGGTGGAATCCGGCAACCGTTTGCCCCGAACAAGCGACCGCCCGCGAATCGACAAACACAGCACAGGCGGGCTCGGCGACAAAATTTCACTGGTCCTGGCGCCGCTGCTGGCGACCTTCGACGTGGATGTGCCCATGATCAGCGGCCGAGGCCTTGGATTGACCGGAGGCACGCTTGATAAGCTTGAAGCGATCGAGGGATTCCAGACTCAACTCTCGACCGAACAATCCAATAAAATCCTTCGCCGGGTCGGCGCATTCATCTGTGGTGCCAGCGACGAGATTGCTCCGGCGGATCGACGCTTGTATGCCATTCGCGATGTCACCGGCACCGTCGAGTCCATTCCGCTGATCACCGCCAGTATTCTTAGCAAGAAAATTGCCGCGCGGCTCGATGCCTTGGTGATGGATGTCAAAGTGGGATCGGCTGCCTTTATGAAGACCGCAAGCCAGGCTAAGGAACTGGCCAACACGATCATCCAAGTCGGTTGCGAATCGAACATGCCAACTACCGCCATTGTCTCCGACATGGACCAACCTCTCGGCGAAGCGGTCGGCAATGCGATCGAAGTGAATGAAGCGGTCGCGGTGCTCGAGGGGAAGGGCCCCAGCGAGGTTCGCGAGTTGACGATTGAACTTTGCGCCAACGTACTGATCGCAGCGCAAGTCCTTCCGCAACGAGACAAAGCCATTGAGCGTCTCAACCAACACCTGGATTCGGGAAGTGCGAGAGAACGATTCGAGCAGATAGTCCGGGCACAAGGAGGAATCGATCGCTTTCCGCTTCCGCTGGCGCCGCACGAAACGATCGAGGCGGAGGCGAATGGATGGGTCGAGAAGATCGACTGCGAGAAGATCGGACAGATCTTGGTTGAAATGGGAGCAGGGAGGAAGCGAGCCGATGACAAGATTCGCGCCGACGTGGGCGTGCGAATCCACGCCAGAATTGGTGACAGAACCGAGCGTTCCCAACCCCTTTTGAGCGTTTATGCCCCCCACGCCACTCGCTCAGATCACGTGGAAGCGTTGCGCCAGGCGATCCATGTGGGGCCCAATGAGATCCATGCGAATCCCCTCATTTTAGAAAGGCTCAACACTCACACCGGCAAGTCGATTTGA